The Urocitellus parryii isolate mUroPar1 chromosome 6, mUroPar1.hap1, whole genome shotgun sequence genome includes a window with the following:
- the Kcns1 gene encoding delayed-rectifier potassium channel regulatory subunit KCNS1 — MPDIILQGRPAVAMVSESLGPGTGVPWRRSDEALRVNVGGVRRLLSARALARFPGTRLGRLQAAASEEQARRLCDDYDAAAREFYFDRHPGFFLGLLHFYRTGRLHVLDELCVFAFGQEADYWGLGESALATCCRARYLERRVTRPRAWDEDSDTPSSVDPCPDEISDVQRELARYGAARCGRLRRRLWLTMENPGYSLPSKLFSCVSIGVVLASIAAMCIHSLPEYQAREAAAAVAAVAAGRSTEEVRDDPVLRRLEYFCIAWFSFEVSSRLLLAPSTRNFFCHPLNLIDIVSVLPFYLTLLAGAALGGRGGGSGEELGDLGKVVQVFRLMRIFRVLKLARHSTGLRSLGATLKHSYREVGILLLYLAVGVSVFSGVAYTAEEENVGFDTIPACWWWGTVSMTTVGYGDVVPVTVAGKLAASGCILGGILVVALPITIIFNKFSHFYRRQKALEAAVRNSGHQEFEDLLSSVDGVSEASLETSRGTSQEGRSTDLEMQAPRAPPNSQSY; from the exons ATGCCAGACATAATCCTTCAAG GGCGACCCGCTGTAGCCATGGTGAGCGAGTCCTTGGGGCCTGGCACTGGGGTTCCCTGGAGGAGAAGCGACGAGGCTCTGCGCGTGAACGTGGGCGGCGTGCGGCGGCTGTTGAGCGCGCGCGCCCTGGCGCGCTTCCCGGGCACGCGGCTGGGTCGCCTGCAGGCCGCGGCGTCGGAGGAGCAGGCGCGGCGCCTGTGCGACGACTACGACGCGGCGGCGCGCGAGTTCTACTTCGACCGGCACCCGGGCTTCTTCCTGGGCCTGCTGCACTTCTACCGCACCGGCCGCCTGCACGTGCTCGACGAGCTGTGCGTCTTCGCCTTCGGCCAGGAGGCCGACTACTGGGGCCTGGGCGAGAGCGCGCTGGCCACGTGCTGCCGCGCGCGCTACCTGGAGCGGCGCGTGACGCGGCCGCGCGCCTGGGATGAGGACAGCGACACGCCGAGCAGTGTGGACCCGTGCCCCGACGAGATCTCGGACGTGCAGCGCGAGCTGGCGCGCTATGGCGCGGCGCGCTGCGGTCGCCTGCGCCGCCGCCTCTGGCTCACCATGGAGAACCCGGGCTACTCGCTGCCCAGCAAGCTTTTCAGCTGCGTCTCCATCGGCGTGGTGCTGGCCTCCATCGCCGCCATGTGCATCCACAGCCTGCCGGAGTACCAGGCCCGCGAGGCGGCGGCCGCCGTGGCTGCGGTGGCTGCTGGCCGCAGCACGGAAGAAGTGCGCGACGACCCGGTGTTGCGACGCCTGGAGTACTTCTGCATCGCCTGGTTCAGCTTCGAGGTATCGTCACGCCTTCTTCTGGCGCCCAGCACGCGCAACTTCTTCTGCCACCCGCTCAACCTCATAGACATCGTGTCGGTGCTGCCCTTCTATCTCACGCTGCTGGCTGGCGCAGCGCTCGGTGGCCGGGGCGGCGGGAGCGGCGAGGAGCTAGGCGacctgggcaaggtggtgcaggTTTTCCGCCTCATGCGCATCTTCCGGGTACTGAAATTGGCACGCCACTCCACTGGACTGCGCTCCCTGGGCGCCACGCTCAAG CACAGCTACCGCGAGGTGGGCATCTTGCTGCTGTACCTGGCCGTGGGGGTGTCTGTGTTCTCCGGCGTGGCCTACACAGCTGAGGAGGAGAACGTGGGCTTTGACACCATCCCCGCCTGCTGGTGGTGGGGCACAGTGAGCATGACCACTGTGGGCTACGGGGACGTGGTGCCCGTGACAGTGGCTGGCAAGCTGGCAGCCTCAGGCTGCATCCTCGGTGGCATCCTGGTGGTGGCGCTCCCTATCACCATCATCTTCAACAAGTTCTCCCACTTCTACCGGCGCCAGAAGGCTCTGGAGGCGGCCGTCCGCAACAGCGGCCACCAAGAGTTTGAGGACTTGCTGAGCAGCGTTGACGGGGTGTCAGAGGCATCGCTGGAGACATCCCGAGGGACCTCTCAGGAGGGACGGTCCACAGACCTGGAGATGCAGGCCCCCCGTGCACCTCCAAACTCTCAGAGTTATTAA